The following proteins come from a genomic window of Corallococcus sp. NCRR:
- the murA gene encoding UDP-N-acetylglucosamine 1-carboxyvinyltransferase: MDKIVLKGGTALHGEVEVSGAKNAALPILASALLADGTTTFRNVPDLADVATMLEVLRTMGCEAERLTGKKADTCEISIEGDITPEAPYDLVKTMRASVLVLGPLVARFGRARVSMPGGCAIGARPIDQHLKGLKALGADIHLTEGYVEARAKQLKGGMVNFDVITVTGTENVMMAAVLAKGRTVMENCAREPEVEELARVLNKMGAKVEGAGTSVITIEGVESLNPVDHAILPDRIEAGTLLVAAAISGGNVLVKHARPEHLDAVIDKLREAGCTITAEGGGLRCKAPRSLKSVNITTTEHPGFPTDMQAQLMALMTVSHGTSVISENIFENRFMHVPELHRLGADITIQGHTAVVKGVKALSGAPVMATDLRASASLILAGLRADGQTEVSRVYHLDRGYERLERKLRGLGADIRRVKERA, translated from the coding sequence ATGGACAAGATCGTCTTGAAGGGTGGCACCGCGCTGCACGGCGAGGTGGAGGTCTCCGGCGCGAAGAACGCGGCGCTGCCCATCCTGGCCTCCGCGCTGCTGGCGGATGGCACCACCACCTTCCGCAACGTGCCGGACCTGGCGGACGTGGCCACGATGCTGGAGGTGCTCCGCACCATGGGCTGCGAGGCCGAGCGGCTCACCGGCAAGAAGGCGGACACGTGTGAAATCAGCATCGAGGGGGACATCACCCCGGAGGCACCCTACGACCTGGTGAAGACCATGCGCGCCAGCGTCCTGGTGCTGGGGCCGCTGGTGGCGAGATTCGGCCGGGCGCGCGTGTCCATGCCGGGCGGGTGCGCCATTGGCGCGCGGCCCATCGATCAGCACTTGAAGGGCCTCAAGGCGCTGGGCGCGGACATCCACCTGACCGAAGGCTACGTGGAGGCCCGGGCAAAGCAGCTCAAGGGCGGCATGGTGAACTTCGACGTCATCACCGTCACCGGCACGGAGAACGTGATGATGGCGGCGGTGCTCGCGAAGGGCCGCACCGTGATGGAGAACTGCGCGCGCGAGCCGGAGGTGGAGGAGCTGGCGCGCGTCCTCAACAAGATGGGCGCGAAGGTGGAGGGGGCGGGCACGTCCGTCATCACCATCGAGGGCGTGGAGTCCCTCAACCCGGTGGACCACGCCATCCTGCCGGACCGCATCGAGGCGGGCACGCTGCTGGTCGCGGCGGCCATCAGCGGGGGCAACGTGCTGGTGAAGCACGCACGCCCGGAGCACCTGGACGCGGTCATCGACAAGCTGCGTGAAGCCGGCTGCACCATCACCGCGGAGGGCGGGGGCCTGCGCTGCAAGGCGCCCAGGTCGCTCAAGTCGGTGAACATCACCACCACGGAGCACCCGGGCTTCCCCACGGACATGCAGGCGCAGTTGATGGCGCTGATGACGGTGAGCCACGGCACGTCCGTCATCTCCGAGAACATCTTCGAGAACCGCTTCATGCACGTGCCGGAGCTGCACCGGCTGGGCGCGGACATCACCATCCAGGGGCACACGGCGGTGGTGAAGGGCGTGAAGGCGCTCAGCGGGGCGCCGGTGATGGCCACCGACCTGCGCGCCAGCGCGTCGCTCATCCTGGCCGGCCTGCGGGCTGACGGACAGACGGAGGTCAGCCGCGTCTACCACCTGGACCGCGGGTACGAGCGGCTGGAGCGCAAACTGCGGGGCCTGGGAGCGGACATCCGCAGGGTGAAGGAGCGGGCCTGA
- a CDS encoding zf-TFIIB domain-containing protein, whose translation MNCPGCNADVEMTDLEGDHDETLRKCGECGGLWIDVSDLRRILLHNNLPGLEQLGGKVDGEALTGQCPDCQVDFVRIDGGDRNHPLHYDTCESCGGIFLESEFADATDAKAAEQEIISFFRNFDAKRKAKAAI comes from the coding sequence ATGAATTGCCCCGGTTGCAACGCCGACGTCGAAATGACTGATCTCGAAGGAGATCACGACGAGACGTTGCGGAAGTGTGGAGAGTGCGGAGGTCTGTGGATCGACGTCTCGGACCTGCGCCGCATCCTCCTCCACAACAACCTTCCCGGTCTGGAGCAGTTGGGGGGAAAGGTCGACGGGGAGGCCCTGACAGGGCAGTGCCCCGACTGCCAGGTGGACTTCGTGCGCATCGACGGCGGGGACCGGAATCACCCCCTGCACTACGACACCTGTGAGTCGTGCGGCGGCATCTTCCTGGAGTCTGAGTTCGCGGACGCCACGGACGCGAAGGCCGCCGAGCAGGAGATCATCTCCTTCTTCCGCAACTTCGACGCGAAGCGGAAGGCCAAGGCCGCCATCTAG